A window of the Salarias fasciatus chromosome 7, fSalaFa1.1, whole genome shotgun sequence genome harbors these coding sequences:
- the hdhd5 gene encoding haloacid dehalogenase-like hydrolase domain-containing 5, producing the protein MQRVRAFRRVWQLLKPSCEGASKQANSSSCIRRNYSQGPGSFGLLFDIDGVLVRGKTLIPAAKQCFENLVDRNGNYRVPVVFVTNAGNCMRQAKAEHLSHLLEVEVSPDQVMLSHSPLRMFTQFHKMRVLVSGQGPIEEVAHNLGFEDVVTIDMLRDAYPVLDVVDHERRPKDGIPPSKGLRPIDAVILFGEPIRWETNLQLIVDVLLTSGNPDNNWNSMQTRHIPVLACNMDLLWMAEAKNPRFGHGMFLVCLESLYKKVTGYELKYEALIGKPSVVTYNYAELLIRQQAERLGWTTPVKRLYAIGDNPMADVYGANLYNHYLQASHREQPDSSTGVERPADSAGDASKITRAKGNLPERCSSILVCTGVYSRDQQETVTEQRIFHGHRDFRFDPSLLQPSFVVQDVKEAVDLVFQEEGWPLQ; encoded by the exons ATGCAAAGAGTCAGAGCTTTCAGAAGAGTCTGGCAGCTCCTGAAACCAAGCTGCGAGGGAGCttcaaaacaagcaaacagctCGTCCTGCATCAGAAGAAACTACAGCCAA GGCCCCGGCTCCTTCGGGCTCCTCTTTGACATCGATGGGGTGCTGGTGCGAGGTAAAACGCTGATCCCTGCAGCCAAGCAGTGCTTCGAGAACTTGGTCGACCGCAATGGGAACTACAGAGTCCCCGTGGTGTTTGTCACCAATGCTGGGAACTGCATGAGGCAGGCCAAAGCTGAACATCTGTCACatctgctggaggtggag GTATCTCCAGATCAAGTGATGCTGTCCCACAGTCCATTGCGGATGTTTACCCAGTTTCACAAAATGCGTGTGCTGGTCTCAGGACAGGGTCCAATTGAAGAAGTTGCTCACAA CCTGGGTTTTGAAGATGTTGTGACCATCGATATGCTCAGAGATGCATACCCAGTTCTAGATGTTGTGGACCACGAGCGAAGGCCTAAAGACGGT ATCCCTCCCAGTAAAGGCTTACGGCCTATAGACG CCGTTATCTTGTTTGGAGAGCCAATCAGATGGGAGACCAACCTCCAGCTCATCGTCGATGTGCTCTTAACCAGTGGAAACCCCGACAACAACTGGAACTCCATGCAAACTCGTCACATCCCAGTGCTGGCCTGCAACATGGACCTGCTCTGGATGGCCGAGGCAAAGAACCCAAG GTTTGGCCATGGTATGTTCCTGGTGTGTTTGGAGAGTCTGTACAAGAAGGTGACCGGCTACGAGCTGAAGTATGAGGCTCTGATCGGTAAACCCAGCGTGGTGACGTACAACTACGCCGAGCTGCTGATTCGACAGCAGGCCGAGAGACTCGGGTGGACGACACCCGTGAAGAGATTGTATGCTATAGG CGACAACCCCATGGCCGACGTCTATGGTGCCAACCTCTACAACCACTACCTCCAGGCTTCCCATCGTGAGCAGCCTGACAGCAGCACGGGAGTAGAACGTCCAGCTGACAGCGCTGGAGACGCGTCCAAAATAACGAGGGCAAAGGGGAACCTCCCCGAGCGGTGCAGCTCCATCTTGGTGTGCACGGGGGTGtacagcagagaccagcaggaaaCGGTCACAGAGCAACGCATTTTCCACGGCCACAGGGACTTCCGGTTCGACCCCAGCCTCTTGCAGCCGTCCTTCGTGGTGCAGGACGTGAAGGAGGCTGTGGATCTGGTGTTCCAGGAAGAAGGCTGGCCCCTGCAATAG
- the ccdc77 gene encoding coiled-coil domain-containing protein 77, which produces MGSPVKHATPHRVNVHTPGQDSPLPPIHERLAYLRPSRELLEFYRQKIAQFDTEHEELLQMLEKHRGITDDQHKLQWEVRQREGEIAELQNALSDMQVFLFQEREQSLRLYAENDRLKIRELEDRKKIHHLLALVGPDAGEITYFHREPPHKVTITQRSIESKEEENLSLRPARLRPAATSRKGDGTRRTKSSDGINRESLEQYKNDNQTLLLQVEALQAQMEEQTRLAKEQVEALLEDRRIKTEEAQVQQQRDQERIASLTDKLKQTQNLLHESTRDFLQLKFDTRNQEKSWMVEKDRLLRELDSCHDRLRKAGPSGSEAGRPRQPGSSTAVLHPRPQPQPEAQQQQQKEELKLMQEDLKQAHRLAEMYREQCITMETELSQIREEGDVGREIFKERSEKMAKRLQLMTQRYEALEKRRVMEVEGFKTDLKHLRQKLKDVEKQLVKVTLNVGPNQDLAILHEVRQTNARTKKVQGELMALKAKIYGLENELRFS; this is translated from the exons ATGGGGTCACCAGTAAAGCATGCAACACCTCATAG AGTTAACGTTCACACCCCGGGTCAGGACTCGCCTCTCCCCCCGATCCATGAGCGTCTGGCATACCTGCGCCCGtccagagagctgctggagTTCTACCGGCAGAAGATCGCCCAGTTTGACACTGAACACGAAGAACTGCTGCAGATGCTGGAGAAACATCGAGGCATCACTGACGACCAG CACAAGCTTCAGTGGGAGGTTCGACAGCGGGAGGGAGAGATCGCAGAGCTTCAGAACGCTCTGAGCGACATGCAGGTTTTCCTTTTCCAAGAGAGAGAGCAGTCTCTGCGGCTTTATGCAGAAAATGACCGACTGAAGATCAG AGAATtggaggacaggaagaaaaTCCACCACCTTCTTGCCCTTGTGGGTCCTGATGCAGGAGAGATCACATACTTTCATCGGGAACCTCCTCACAAG GTCACAATCACACAGAGGAGCATCGAAtccaaggaagaagaaaatctcAGTCTGCGACCAGCAAGGCTCAGACCTGCTGCAACCAGCAGGAAAG GAGATGGTACCAGGAGAACCAAGTCATCAGATGGGATAAACAGAGAAAGCTTGGAGCAGTACAAGAATGACAATCAGACATTGTTGCTGCAG GtggaggcgctgcaggctcAGATGGAGGAGCAGACCCGTCTGGCCaaagagcaggtggaggctctgctggaggaTCGGAGAATTAAAACGGAGGAAGCACAAGTACAGCAACAGAGAGACCAGGAGCGCATCGCTTCTCTCACTGACAA GCTCAAGCAGACTCAGAACCTGCTGCATGAGAGCACCAGGGATTTCTTGCAGCTTAAGTTTGACACACGGAATCAGGAGAAGAGCTGGATGGTGGAGAAGGATCGGCTGCTCAGGGAATTAGATTCCTGCCACGACCGTTTGAGAAAGGCTGGACCCTCCGGCAGTGAGGCGGGCCGGCCGCGGCAGCCCGGCAGCAGCACCGCCGTGCTCCACCCGCggccacagccacagccagaagcgcagcagcagcagcaaaaagagGAGCTGAAG CTAATGCAGGAGGATCTGAAGCAAGCCCACCGTCTGGCTGAGATGTACCGAGAGCAGTGCATTACAATGGAGACAGAACTGTctcagatcagagaggagggCGACGTTGGCAGAGAAATATTCAAG GAGCGCTCTGAAAAAATGGCCAAACGTCTCCAGTTGATGACCCAGCGTTATGAAgcgctggagaagaggagggtcATGGAGGTGGAGGGCTTCAAGACGGACCTCAAACATCTCAGGCAGAAACTGAAGGATGTAGAAAAGCAGCTTGTTAAG GTTACTTTGAATGTGGGGCCCAACCAGGACCTCGCCATCCTGCACGAGGTACGCCAGACCAACGCAAGGACGAAAAAGGTTCAGGGCGAACTGATGGCACTGAAGGCTAAAATCTACGGACTGGAAAACGAGCTGAGGTTCAGCTGA